TGTGGATATTTATAGCAAAATGAAGCCTGCCCGACTCAAACGTGGCGAGACGCTGAGAAATCACGGTTTGATTTCGAGCGTGGCTTCATCAATGGCGATGGTATTGCCGCCGCGCAAGAGGGTGGCGCGGCCATAATAGGTGCCGGTGGGCCAAGCGATGCCGGGGATGCGTTTGACGAAGGCGCGGAAGGCTTGGGCTTGCGATTTGTCGAACAGGACGCGGTGGGTTTCGTGAAATTTTTCAGGGCCGGTCACTTCGATTTTCAGCATATCGTTTGAGCGGAACCCGAAGCCGAAGCTCCAGAAGGTGAGCTGTTCGGTGTCGGGTGGCAGGGTCGTTTGCGCGGCGGTGCCAGCCTTGATGGCATCATAGCGCGGCATGGCGACGGAGAAGCCGGACGCCAGAAGCCCGCCGGGAAGGTATGCCGGGCCGGGTGCTTGCCACAGGGTTTCAGACGGTGCGGGGCAGGTGGCGGCCCCGGTGGGATTGAAGGGATCGACCGGCTTGCCGTTGTGGCGGATCGAGAGGTGCAGATGTGGGAAGGCAGCGCGGCCGGATTGGCCGACCTCACCGAGCTTGGTCCCTGCGGCGACCTGCTGGCCGGATTTAACGATGATGGAGCCTTTGCGCATGTGGCAATATTGGGTTTGCCAGCCATCGCCAAGATCAATCACCAGACCGTTGCCGCAATCGCGTTTGCCGATTGACGCCGGATCACTGAGAAAGGCACCGTCTTGCATGCCGTCGCGGGTGCCGAGCACCGTGCCGGGGGCGGCGGCAATAACGGCGACGCCGCGGGCGATGTCAGCGCGGGTATAGAGCGCGAAATCGGTGCCTTTGTGGCCGTCGTAAGACAGCGCATTGCACTGGAAATCATGATAGCCGGGGCCGGGATCGGCATCGACGTAATTCTGGATGTAGCAATCGGTGCCGATGGTGCAGGCAACCGGCTGTGCAAAATGCGGCGCCTCCCCGGCGGTGGCCGGAGAGGCGCAGATCAGGAAGGCCAACGCGGCCGTGAGGCGCGTCATTCTGCGGTGAGCAATGGCGGTTTGTCGCCCTTGATGCGCGGACGCTCCGGGCCTTCGACTTGCAGGTCGATTTCGCCTTTCTTGACGCCGACCTTGACGACGCCGCCCTTGGCCAGCTTGCCGAACAAGAGTTCTTCGGCCAGTGGTTTCTTGATGTGCTCCTGAATGACGCGGCCCAGTGGGCGGGCCCCCATCTTGTCGTCATAACCACGCTCGGCCAGCCATTCGGCGGCGGGGCGGGTCAGTTCGATGGTGACGTTGCGGTCAAGCAGTTGCGCTTCAAGCTGAAGCACGAACTTTTCGACCACCTGCAGGATCACTTCCTTATCGAGCGGCGCGAAACTTACGACCGCGTCGAGGCGATTGCGGAATTCCGGCGTGAAGGTGCGCTCAATCGCGGCGGTATCTTCGCCAGTCCGACGGTCGCGGCCAAAGCCGATGGCCGACTTGGCCTGCTCAACCGCACCGGCGTTCGAGGTCATGATCAGGATCACGTTGCGGAAATCAACCGTGCGGCCGTTATGGTCGGTCAGTTTGCCGTGGTCCATCACCTGCAACAGGATGTTATAGACATCCGGGTGCGCCTTTTCCATTTCATCGAGCAGAAGCACACAATGCGGGTGTTGATCGACGCCATCGGTGAGCATTCCGCCCTGATCGAAGCCGACATAGCCCGGAGGTGCGCCGATCAGACGGGAGACCGCGTGTTTCTCCATGTATTCGGACATATCGAAGCGCAGCAGTTCCACACCGAGCGTATCGGCCAACTGCTTGGCCACTTCGGTTTTGCCGACGCCGGTAGGACCGGCGAAGAGATAGTTCCCGATGGGTTTTTCCGGCTCACGCAGACCGGCGCGGGCCAGTTTAATCGCGGATGACAGTGACTCGATAGCCTTGTTCTGACCGAACACCACGCGTTTGAGCGATTTTTCGAGATCCTTGAGCACGGCGCTGTCGTCTTTCGAGACGTTTTTGGGGGGGATGCGGGCGATTTTTGCCACGATGTCTTCGATGTCCTTCACGCCGATGGATTTGCGGCGCTTGGCTTTGGTCAAGAGATGCTGTGCCGCTCCGGCCTCGTCGATCACGTCAATCGCCTTGTCGGGAAGCTTGCGGTCATTGATATAGCGCGCCGAAAGTTCAACGGCGGTCTTGATCGCTTCGGCGGTGTATTTGACGCTGTGATGCTCCTCGAAATAGGGTTTGAGACCCTTGAGGATTTTCACAGTGTCATCGACCGACGGCTCACTTACGTCGATCTTTTGGAACCGGCGGGACAGGGCGCGGTCCTTCTCGAAATGCTGGCGGAACTCCTTGTAGGTGGTGGAGCCCATGCAGCGCAGCTTGCCACCCTGAAGGGCGGGTTTGAGCAGGTTGGAGGCATCCATCGCGCCGCCGGAGGTTGCCCCGGCACCGATCACGGTGTGAATCTCGTCGATGAAAAGCACCGCGTCGGGGTGTTCTTCCAGCTCGGACACCACGGCCTTGAGCCGCTCTTCGAAATCGCCGCGATAGCGCGTGCCAGCCAGAAGCGCGCCCATGTCGAGCGAATAGATGGTGGTGTTTTCCAGAACCTCAGGCGTGTCGCCGCTGACGATCTTGTGGGCCAGCCCTTCGGCGATGGCGGTTTTGCCGACGCCCGGATCCCCGACCAGCAGCGGGTTGTTCTTGCGCCGCCGGCAAAGCACCTGAATGCAGCGTTCTACCTCGCTGGCGCGACCGATCAGCGGGTCGACATCCCCCTTGCGGGATTTGGCGTTGAGATCGACGCAGTATTTCGCCAGCGCGGATTCTTTGCCGCCGTCGTCCGACGGGGCTTGGGCTTCTTCTTCGATGTCGGCGCCCTGCACCGGGCGGGCTTCGCCGAAGGCGGCGTCCTTGGCAACGCCATGGGCAATGAAATTGACCGCATCGTAGCGGGTCATGTCCTGCGCTTGTAGGAAATAGGCCGCGTTTGATTCACGCTCCGCGAAGATTGCAACGAGCACGTTGGCGCCTGTCACCTCGGTGCGGCCTGAGGATTGCACGTGGATCGCGGCGCGTTGAATAACCCGCTGGAAAGCTGCTGTTGGCACCGCTTCCGACCCTTCAATCTCGGTAATGAGATTCGACAGGTCGTCGTCGATGAATTCGACCAGGGTTTGTCGCAACTCTTCGAGGTTGACCGAACACGCCTCCATCACGCGGGCAGCATCGGGTTCATCGACGAGCGCGAGCAAGAGATGTTCGAGCGTTGCGAATTCATGACGGCGGGCATTGGCAAGCGCGAGCGCGCTGTGAATGGCCTGCTCAAGGGTGTTCGAGAATGAAGGCATGTTCTCCATGCTCCTTTTTGCTGCGCCACCGGAACGGTCGTTTGCCCGATGAACATGGCCTCATAGTCTTAAAGTTTGGTCGATTGACGCCACTCTTCAAGCGTTTTCTGATGAATTCCGTTCACTTTTCCCCCGACTGCGGCAGAAAAACGTGATCGGAAGACGGGTTGTCTTGTTCGCAGTCATGCCTTTGGGCGGCGAAACGAAGCGCGCGCGAGGGTGACTTTTTCGCGGCTGGCACAGCCTTCCGCGTGGTCGTTGATTAAGCCCATGGATTGCATGAAAGCGAATATGGTGGTGGGTCCGACGAATTTCCAGCCCCGTTTCTTCATATCCTTGGAAAGTGCGTGGCTGGCCGGAGACATGGTGAGCGACTGGGGCACCGGGATTTCGCTTTCGGGCGGTTCATAGCTCCAGATATAGGCGGCGAGTGAGCCGAACTCGGCGATGATCTCGCGCGCACGCGCGGCGTTGTTGATGACGGCTTCGATTTTGCCACGGTGGCGGATGATACCGGCGTTTTGGAGCAGGCGTTCGACATCGGCTTCGGTGAAATTTGCCATGATGTTGAAATCGAACCCGGCGAAGGCGGCGCGGAAATTCTCGCGCTTGTCCAGAATCGTGCGCCAGCTTAGCCCCGATTGGAAGGATTCGAGGCAGAGTTTTTCGAACAGGCGGGTATCGTCCCCCACCGGGAAGCCCCATTCGCCGTCGTGATAGGCGAAGAACGGGGCGTAATCGCCGCACCATGCACAGCGGGAAATGCTATCGGGGCCGTGGGTGAGGGTTGTCATTGCTTAGAAGTCATCCTTGGCTTTGCGCACGGCGGCAAAGACGGCTGCCGGATCACCGCCCGGCAAGCCGACCGCCTGCTGCACTTCTGCAGAGTCTGCGCGCAGGAACGGGTTGGTATCAAGCTCAAGCCGGAGCGTGGAGGGCACGGTGGGCTGTCCTGCGGCGCGGGCTTCTTCGGTGTCGCGCGCGCGTTTTTGCAAGGCGGCGTTGCCCGGCTCGACGGTGAGCGCGAATTTCGCGTTGGCGAGGGTGTATTCGTGGCCTGAACAGATCAGCGTATCGGGGGCAAGCGCGGCGAGTTTGGACAGGCTGTCGAACATCTGCGCTGGCGTGCCTTCGAACAACCGACCGCAACCCAGCGCCATCAGGCTGTCGCCGGTGAAGACATAGCCGCTTTCGGGGAAGTGATAGGCGATATGGCCAACCGTATGGCCCGAGACATCGAGCACCCGAACCCATTCTATGCCAACGGTGATGGTGGCGTTTTCCTTGACCTTCAAATCAAGCGGCGGCAGGCGCTCTGCGTCGGCCTCTGCCCCGATCACGACGGCATCGGGGAAGGCGGCCTTTACCTCGTCCAGCCCGTCGATGTGGTCATAATGGTGATGGGTAAGCAGGATATGGGTAAGGTGCCAGCCGCGTTCGTTCAGTGCGGCGAGGATCGGCGCGGCCTCCGGCAAGTCGATCACGGCGGTATCGCCGGTATCCGGGCAATGAGCGAGGAAGGCGTAATTGTCCGACAGGCACGGGATGGTAACGAGATCGAGGGCCATGGTGTTTTCCTTGAAGCGCGATTGCGTTTGATCTGATAAGGAGTAAATGCAAAACACGGCGCAACATTCAACCGTCCTGCGCGTTTTGTTGAAAATCGGTGATTCTGATTTTGGACAAACCGCTTTATGGTGGGGCCGGAAGGCGGCGTATCGGGAGTCGGGCATCAAATGCACCTGGATGTGCAGGACTTGCGAAACTTCTATTACCGCAGCACACTCGGGCGGGCGGCGCAGAAGGTGATCCGCGAGCAGGTACGGGCGTTTTGGCCCGAAGCGCAGGGCCAGACGGTGGTGGGCTTTGGTTTTGCGGTGCCGCTTTTGCGCCCCTATCTGAGCGATGCCCGGCGGGTGATCGCGCTGATGCCCGGCCCGCAAGGGGTGATGCCATGGCCCGCAGGCGCGCCCAATGTCAGTGTTCTATGTGAAGAGACACGCTGGCCGGTAGAGACCGGGCGGGTGGACAAGCTTATCGTGATGCACGCGCTTGAGGCGAGCGAGATGCCCTCGACCGTGCTGGAGGAATGCTTGCGGGTGCTGGGGCCGGGGGGCAAGGCGTTGTTCATCGTGCCGAACCGTGGCGGGTTGTGGAGCCGCAATGACCGCACGCCGTTCGGCTATGGACGGCCCTATTCGCCGGGGCAGCTTGATGCGCAGCTCAAGCAGCATGGTTTTCTGACCGAAGAACAGCGCGCCACGCTTTACCAGCCGCCGAGCGAGCGCCGATTCTGGCGCAAGACGGCGGCATTCTGGGAACGCACGGGGCGCGCTCTGCCGATGCTGGCGGGCGGTGTTCTGATGGTGCAGGCAAGCAAGCGGGTGCCCGCGCCAACCGGCGGGCTGGGTGAGCGGGTGCGGCGGCCAATTTCCATTCTGACACCAGCGCCGAAGCCCAAGCCGGTTTGACCGCGCCGTTGTTACCGGTCAGCGGGTAACGGCGATGGAACCGGCAACCGGGCCATGAATTGCCAGTGCAGGGTTTTCATTGACCGTGTTGAATGGTTGGCGTTCACCGGTTGCGGGATCGGTTTGGTGGCCGGTGTTGCCAAGGTAAATCCACGCAAGCGCGCGGAATTGCGGATTGCCCAGCCGCGCGACGACCCATTGTGCCAGAAGCCCGGTTTTGAGGTGCGGCGTGCCGGGTGCGGTTTGTGCAATCACGATGGACGCGTGGGTTTCTATTATGCCGCTAGCGGGCGGCTCCGCGATTTTGCCAAGCTTGACCTGTGACGTGCTACTCTTTTCGGTAAGTCGGATGGCATAGATCGGCCCGCCGGTCCCTTCGTTGAGGGTGATTGCCAGTTCGGAGGCGGGATCGGTGAGGTCGAAAACCTTCCCGGTGGGGGGCCGTCGCTGTGCCAGCTGTGGCGGTGGATAAATGCCATCTTGCGCGGCCCGGCTCGGCCGTTTTCCATTGCTGGCGTGGGGGCATTACTGCTGAGCGCAGCCCCCTTTGGACAGGCGCGCACGGCGGGCGCTTGCACGGGAAAGGTGTTCCGCATCGGTCAGTGAGATGACAGCGATGGCATTGGGGTCAAGCCGCGCAACACCGGGCAGATGGGCCAGAAAGCGTGCGCCGCTGGCGTGATGGGTAAGGGCGACTTCAAGCCGTTGCCGCCGGGTATCGCGGGCAAAGGCCAGACTGTGATCAAGGCCGTCATCCGGGCCTGTCGCATTTCCGGGTAAGGCGAAGATCAGCATGTCTTCGACTGGATTGAAGTTTGGCACCACACAAGGCTTTTCTGGTGGAATGAGAACGCGCGTCATGTGCTGGCTACTCCTCAAGCGCCCGGTTTGTTCGAGTGCCATTATATCGCCCAATTGCCCGGCAGGCGCCATGGCGGATTATGTATGACCTTGGAAACAATCAGTTAGCGATAACGAAATCGGCATCTGCCGTGCGCAGGATTCGGACAAAGTTGCGCTCAAGCGGCTTTTTTCGCAAAAGAACACAGCGCAAACCGCCGGACTTTGATTAATACATTGATATGTATGGATATTCGGAAGATTGGCTTTTTCGCCAATCCTGTTGCTAGGGGGCATAGGCTCTGCTAAACCCAGCCCGATTTCAATGCTTTGTTGATACAAGGCTGCCAATCGCCTCCGGAATCCCCTTCCGGCACGACCCGACACGGGGCGCGCCGCGGAGGGAGTTCGATTGACGGGGGCCAGAATATCGAAAGGGTGGATGTGTCCGAACCAGCTTCGATCTCTTCCGGCATTGCTGCGCGCTATGCCACGGCCGTTTTTGAACTGGCCAGGGAATCCAAGAAACTGAAAGCCATTGAAGCAGATATCGACGCGCTTGATGCGGCGTTGGGCGAGAGCGCGGATTTGCGCACTCTGGTGTCCTCCCCGATCTATACGCGCGAAGAGAAGGGCGACGCGATTGAAGCCATTGCCAAGTCGATGAAACTGTCGCCGGTGATGGACAACACGCTTGCATTGATGGCGTCGAAACGCAGGCTTTCGGTTCTGCCGCAGTTTGTGAGCGCCCTTCGCACAGCGATTGCCGAGGACAAGGGCGAAGTGACCGCCGAGGTCGTGAGCGCCAAGGCATTGACCAAGGCCCAGGCCGACAAACTTGCCAAGACGCTGAAAGCCAGCACAGGCAAGACCGTGATTATTAAAGCGACCGTGGATGAAAGCCTCATCGGCGGTCTTGTTGTCAAAGTGGGTTCGAAAATGATCGACACGTCGATCCGTTCGCGCCTCAACTCTCTCCAGAATACAATGAAAGAGGTCGGATAAATGGGTATCCAAGCAGCAGAGATTTCTGCGATCCTGAAGGACCAGATCAAGAATTTCGGCAAGGAAGCCGAAATGGCCGAGGTGGGCCGGGTGCTGAGCGTGGGCGACGGGATCGCGCGGGTTTACGGGCTCGATAACATTCAGGCCGGTGAGATGGTGGAATTCCCCGGCGGGATTCGCGGTATGGCGCTGAACCTTGAAGCCGACAACGTGGGCGTTGTTATCTTCGGGTCCGACCGCCACATCAAGGAAGGCGATACCGTCAAGCGGACCAAGGCCATCGTGGATGTGCCGATTGGTGACGAATTGCTGGGCCGGGTCGTAGACGGGCTTGGAAATCCGATTGACGGCAAGGGGCCGATCAAGACCAAGAAGCGCGGCATTGCCGATGTGAAAGCGCCGGGCATCATCCCGCGGAAATCCGTGCATGAACCGATGGCGACCGGCCTCAAGGCGGTGGACTCGATGATCCCGATTGGCCGTGGCCAGCGCGAACTTATCATTGGTGACCGTCAGACCGGCAAGACCGCTGTGGCGCTCGATACCATTCTGAACCAGAAGAACTATAACGAGGCGGCAGGCGACGACGAGAGCAAGAAGCTTTACTGCGTCTATGTCGCGATTGGCCAGAAGCGTTCCACCGTGGCGCAATTGGTCAAGAAGCTCGAAGAGAGCGGCGCCATTGAGTATTCGATCGTGGTGGCAGCCACCGCATCCGACCCGGCGCCGATGCAGTTTCTGGCCCCTTATTCGGCCACTGCGATGGCAGAGCATTTCCGTGACAATGGCCGCCATGCGCTGATCATTTATGATGACCTGTCCAA
This is a stretch of genomic DNA from Aquicoccus sp. G2-2. It encodes these proteins:
- the clpA gene encoding ATP-dependent Clp protease ATP-binding subunit ClpA → MPSFSNTLEQAIHSALALANARRHEFATLEHLLLALVDEPDAARVMEACSVNLEELRQTLVEFIDDDLSNLITEIEGSEAVPTAAFQRVIQRAAIHVQSSGRTEVTGANVLVAIFAERESNAAYFLQAQDMTRYDAVNFIAHGVAKDAAFGEARPVQGADIEEEAQAPSDDGGKESALAKYCVDLNAKSRKGDVDPLIGRASEVERCIQVLCRRRKNNPLLVGDPGVGKTAIAEGLAHKIVSGDTPEVLENTTIYSLDMGALLAGTRYRGDFEERLKAVVSELEEHPDAVLFIDEIHTVIGAGATSGGAMDASNLLKPALQGGKLRCMGSTTYKEFRQHFEKDRALSRRFQKIDVSEPSVDDTVKILKGLKPYFEEHHSVKYTAEAIKTAVELSARYINDRKLPDKAIDVIDEAGAAQHLLTKAKRRKSIGVKDIEDIVAKIARIPPKNVSKDDSAVLKDLEKSLKRVVFGQNKAIESLSSAIKLARAGLREPEKPIGNYLFAGPTGVGKTEVAKQLADTLGVELLRFDMSEYMEKHAVSRLIGAPPGYVGFDQGGMLTDGVDQHPHCVLLLDEMEKAHPDVYNILLQVMDHGKLTDHNGRTVDFRNVILIMTSNAGAVEQAKSAIGFGRDRRTGEDTAAIERTFTPEFRNRLDAVVSFAPLDKEVILQVVEKFVLQLEAQLLDRNVTIELTRPAAEWLAERGYDDKMGARPLGRVIQEHIKKPLAEELLFGKLAKGGVVKVGVKKGEIDLQVEGPERPRIKGDKPPLLTAE
- a CDS encoding M23 family metallopeptidase, whose amino-acid sequence is MTRLTAALAFLICASPATAGEAPHFAQPVACTIGTDCYIQNYVDADPGPGYHDFQCNALSYDGHKGTDFALYTRADIARGVAVIAAAPGTVLGTRDGMQDGAFLSDPASIGKRDCGNGLVIDLGDGWQTQYCHMRKGSIIVKSGQQVAAGTKLGEVGQSGRAAFPHLHLSIRHNGKPVDPFNPTGAATCPAPSETLWQAPGPAYLPGGLLASGFSVAMPRYDAIKAGTAAQTTLPPDTEQLTFWSFGFGFRSNDMLKIEVTGPEKFHETHRVLFDKSQAQAFRAFVKRIPGIAWPTGTYYGRATLLRGGNTIAIDEATLEIKP
- a CDS encoding DNA-3-methyladenine glycosylase I, coding for MTTLTHGPDSISRCAWCGDYAPFFAYHDGEWGFPVGDDTRLFEKLCLESFQSGLSWRTILDKRENFRAAFAGFDFNIMANFTEADVERLLQNAGIIRHRGKIEAVINNAARAREIIAEFGSLAAYIWSYEPPESEIPVPQSLTMSPASHALSKDMKKRGWKFVGPTTIFAFMQSMGLINDHAEGCASREKVTLARASFRRPKA
- a CDS encoding methyltransferase domain-containing protein, whose protein sequence is MHLDVQDLRNFYYRSTLGRAAQKVIREQVRAFWPEAQGQTVVGFGFAVPLLRPYLSDARRVIALMPGPQGVMPWPAGAPNVSVLCEETRWPVETGRVDKLIVMHALEASEMPSTVLEECLRVLGPGGKALFIVPNRGGLWSRNDRTPFGYGRPYSPGQLDAQLKQHGFLTEEQRATLYQPPSERRFWRKTAAFWERTGRALPMLAGGVLMVQASKRVPAPTGGLGERVRRPISILTPAPKPKPV
- the atpA gene encoding F0F1 ATP synthase subunit alpha; translated protein: MGIQAAEISAILKDQIKNFGKEAEMAEVGRVLSVGDGIARVYGLDNIQAGEMVEFPGGIRGMALNLEADNVGVVIFGSDRHIKEGDTVKRTKAIVDVPIGDELLGRVVDGLGNPIDGKGPIKTKKRGIADVKAPGIIPRKSVHEPMATGLKAVDSMIPIGRGQRELIIGDRQTGKTAVALDTILNQKNYNEAAGDDESKKLYCVYVAIGQKRSTVAQLVKKLEESGAIEYSIVVAATASDPAPMQFLAPYSATAMAEHFRDNGRHALIIYDDLSKQAVSYRQMSLLLRRPPGREAYPGDVFYLHSRLLERSSKLNEDNGSGSLTALPIIETQGGDVSAFIPTNVISITDGQIFLETELFYQGIRPAVNTGLSVSRVGSSAQTKAMSSVAGPVKLSLAQYREMAAFAQFGSDLDAATQRLLARGARLTELMKQPQYSPLTNAEIVCVIFAGTNGYLDKLGVREVGRFEAGLLAHLRGKHQDLLDDISQNDRKVKDELEDKIKAAIEEFSADFT
- a CDS encoding F0F1 ATP synthase subunit delta, whose amino-acid sequence is MSEPASISSGIAARYATAVFELARESKKLKAIEADIDALDAALGESADLRTLVSSPIYTREEKGDAIEAIAKSMKLSPVMDNTLALMASKRRLSVLPQFVSALRTAIAEDKGEVTAEVVSAKALTKAQADKLAKTLKASTGKTVIIKATVDESLIGGLVVKVGSKMIDTSIRSRLNSLQNTMKEVG
- the gloB gene encoding hydroxyacylglutathione hydrolase, with product MALDLVTIPCLSDNYAFLAHCPDTGDTAVIDLPEAAPILAALNERGWHLTHILLTHHHYDHIDGLDEVKAAFPDAVVIGAEADAERLPPLDLKVKENATITVGIEWVRVLDVSGHTVGHIAYHFPESGYVFTGDSLMALGCGRLFEGTPAQMFDSLSKLAALAPDTLICSGHEYTLANAKFALTVEPGNAALQKRARDTEEARAAGQPTVPSTLRLELDTNPFLRADSAEVQQAVGLPGGDPAAVFAAVRKAKDDF